One region of Mycolicibacterium rhodesiae NBB3 genomic DNA includes:
- a CDS encoding 1-phosphofructokinase family hexose kinase — protein MDSIVTLTMNPALDITVAAEAVRPTSKIRCSRARYDAGGGGINVAKIAHVLGAPVSAVFPAGGASGDMVTRLVAEAGVPFRRIDIAEPTRESFTVDETSTGLQYRFVLPGPRLTRSEQAECVDQLRAVATSAQFVIASGSLPPGVPTDYYQRIADVCGEVGTRFVLDTSGAGLKHVNCGVSVLKASLRELRECVGRDLMTESEQLDAAHELVDSGRAEAVVVSLGAEGALLATPAESCRFTAIPMRAVSGVGAGDAMVAGVTVGLTRGWPLSTAVRFGMAAGAAMLMTPGTAPCTRADTERLFEIAEEPVDVAVVSA, from the coding sequence ATGGATTCGATCGTCACCCTGACGATGAACCCGGCGCTCGACATCACCGTGGCAGCCGAGGCAGTACGTCCCACCAGCAAGATCCGTTGCTCGCGCGCGCGTTACGACGCCGGCGGCGGAGGCATCAACGTGGCGAAGATCGCACATGTACTCGGCGCGCCCGTTTCGGCTGTCTTCCCTGCTGGAGGTGCCAGCGGCGACATGGTCACCCGTCTCGTCGCCGAGGCAGGCGTGCCCTTTCGTCGGATCGACATCGCCGAGCCCACCCGGGAGAGTTTCACCGTCGATGAGACAAGCACAGGCCTGCAGTACCGCTTCGTGCTTCCTGGCCCGCGGCTGACTCGATCCGAGCAAGCCGAATGTGTGGATCAGCTGCGTGCCGTGGCGACGTCGGCGCAATTCGTTATCGCCAGCGGAAGCTTGCCGCCAGGTGTGCCTACGGACTACTACCAGCGGATCGCGGATGTGTGCGGTGAGGTTGGGACCAGGTTCGTCTTGGACACCTCAGGTGCCGGTTTGAAGCACGTCAATTGTGGTGTGTCGGTGCTCAAGGCAAGCCTGCGCGAACTCCGCGAATGCGTGGGGCGTGACCTGATGACCGAATCCGAACAGCTTGATGCCGCACACGAACTCGTCGATTCCGGCCGCGCCGAGGCCGTCGTGGTGTCGTTGGGAGCCGAGGGCGCGTTACTCGCCACTCCCGCCGAAAGCTGCCGATTCACCGCCATTCCGATGCGTGCGGTCAGTGGCGTCGGAGCGGGCGACGCGATGGTCGCCGGCGTCACGGTGGGACTGACTCGCGGATGGCCGCTGAGCACGGCGGTTCGTTTCGGCATGGCCGCCGGTGCGGCGATGCTGATGACCCCCGGTACCGCGCCGTGCACGCGCGCCGATACCGAGCGGCTTTTCGAGATCGCCGAAGAGCCGGTGGATGTCGCTGTCGTATCTGCATAG
- the fdxA gene encoding ferredoxin, with the protein MTYVIGSACVDVMDKSCVLECPADCIYEGDRSLYINPDECVDCGACKLVCRMDAIEYETDLSDEERWHLDDNAAFFQTVLPGRDAPVGSPGGAELIGRIGVDTPAVSALPPNPQTDH; encoded by the coding sequence ATGACCTACGTAATCGGTTCGGCATGCGTCGACGTGATGGACAAATCCTGCGTGCTCGAGTGCCCGGCAGACTGCATTTACGAGGGCGACCGCTCGCTCTACATCAACCCTGACGAATGCGTGGACTGTGGCGCGTGCAAGTTGGTGTGCCGCATGGACGCGATCGAGTATGAGACCGACCTGTCCGACGAGGAACGCTGGCATCTCGATGACAATGCCGCGTTTTTTCAGACCGTGCTCCCGGGGCGTGACGCGCCTGTGGGATCGCCAGGTGGGGCAGAGTTGATCGGCCGGATAGGTGTCGATACACCGGCGGTATCGGCGCTGCCGCCGAATCCGCAGACCGACCATTGA